CCCTCAGTCTGTCACAGCCAGCAGGCTGAAGGAACGCGTATATGGTCGCAGGCTTGCAGGGTGTGACGTCTTGGTTGTTGGCCGCAAAGCCTAAAGCTGCAATGGTGAACGGGGCGGCAATAGTAAGGAGTGGTGATGGATCGTCGGACTTTTCTCTCTCGCACCATGGCCGGAGGGGCGGTTGCATTCACTTCGTCATGGCAAATGGCGCATGCCGCAGCCACACACCCAAGTCTTCTGATTGTCAGAAACGTTACCCCACGCAGTTCGGCGTCCGCACTCGTGTCTTTCCTAGACCCGATCACTTCGCAGAACCTGCCCGTTTGCATCGCGGTTAAGTTTGGCCCCGAGGACTGGGAAAATGCAGACCAGAACGCCAGTCTGATGGAAGCACTGCAAAGGCTGACCATCGACTATCCCGGTCTGGTCGATTTGGCGATCGAGCTGCCGGGACTTGCAAGTGAACTTCCCTATTTGCGTATGCGAAGCGCAAGCGAAGCCCGCAACAGGTTCCAACACGCGATGGTTAAAGCCAATGGTACCTACGCACCGCAAACGGTGATCACCGACATGCAAGATGGCGAGCCTCCGACCCTTGAAGGGCTTCGGAGCACTGGCTTTCTGACCTCGTTCCTGATCCCGGAAAGCGGGCGCGCACCGACGGTTTGGCGAAATGCTGATGGTACGCAGCAAGTTAACGGGGGATGGCGTCTTCCCCCCTCGCCTACCTCTGATCAGATCGCAAACACATTTGCTCAAGCGACATCCCAAGATGGGCCTTTGGTGTTTGTCGCGTCTTTTCCTGACGACAACACACAGGAAGAAGACGCTTTCTTTGATCAGGGTGCCATTCTTGGAGACGCCTTTCGACGCAATCTGACTTCCAGTCGCAACTATTTCATTTTGCCATCGGAACTCAGGTTTCGTTCCGGCACCGCTTTCGCCCGCAACATGGTTCTCTGCGTCGAAGCGGACGGGTCCGACAAAACAAGCGATAGCCTCAGGTCGCAACTCGCCGCCGCGAATGTGCCCTTCACCGCGCTTTTGCCGGCCGCGCGGGCAGAGAGTATCGCAAACGGCCTGACTGAAACCGGGGCCCACCAATGCCTCATGGTCTCAAACTCTGACATGGACGATTGGCAAGACATCAGGAATCCAGCGTTCGAGACAAGCACCACCGGCACAGACGAGCCCGTACACTGTATCGCGCTTGATCGCGCAGGGGACGGGGCCCCAGACGCCCCTGCCCTCGCGGGCTTTGAAGTTATTCTCGACACTGCGGAAACCGAAAAGGGTGACATCGGATTTGATGCTCAGGGCGCGCTTCGTCTGAGAACATCAGTGGTGATCGACACGCCTGTATCTGCGCAGAAACTTCTGGAAGATTTGCTGCAAACCATCCCGTCCAGTGAAGACGTCACGCTGCGGATCAAAGAAAGCGCCTTCACGCAGCCTGAAGACGCGCACGCGTTGGTCAACAGCCTTGTCGAATTGGCGCAGTCAGACCAGTTTCGTGTCTTGGACCTTCAACAGTTTTTCAAAGCCGTTACGACAAAAAGCGAACCTGCACGGCTTCTTCGATCCGCCAGCCGCTGGCCAGCACGCATCACCAACGCGGACATGGAACCGAATGAGCGTGCGCGATTGTTTGAAGACGCCAAGATGGCTTGGTCCTATTTCGACGGTCTGACGGATCCCGACACAGGGTTGGTGCCTGCGACAGCTTGGGTTGAAGACAATCAGATTGAAACCTATCGGTTCAGCACGATGTGGGACACGGGAACCCTTCTGTTGGCGATCGTGAGTGCGCATAGCATCGGCATCTTGGACGACGACGCGTTTGAACTGCGCTTGAAGAAAGCCTTGGATGGGCTTTCGACCGGTACGTTCAACGGGTTGCGGCTGCCCAAGGGACTGACGTCGACAGATGGAAAAGCCAAGGGCGACGACGACTACAATGCAAGCGACACCGCAAGGCTGCTGACCTCGCTTCATCTGGTCCAATCCTATGCCAAACAGGATTTGGGGATCGGCGACATCGTTCGTGGGTGGGACTTAGAGAAAACCATTCAAGACGGAACCCCAATGACAGTGCGCGGCAGCAAACTGGTGTCTGCCTATCAATCCAACTACGCAGGATACATCGCGCGCGGCTTTGGTCTTTGGGGCTATCCGGTGACGTCGCCCTACACGGACCCCAGACCCGGATCTCGTTTCGATCAAGGGGTTCAAATTCTGCATGAAGTAGCGCAGTTCGGCCCTATCGGCACAGAACCGCATCTTCTCGAAGCAGTGGAGCTTGGCGCCTCTCCTCTGGCACACACTGCTGCCGAGGCTCTGTTCGCAGCGCAAATCGATGAATACCGCGCAACAGGGAAGCTGGTCTGCGTCTCAGAAGGCCCCGTAAACCGAGAGCCGTGGTTCGTGTACCAAGGCTATCAGATCGCCGATGACGGGGGGAAATGGACCGCCGAGACCCTTGACCCGTCCCCGCGTTTCCAGACCAAAGGATTTGTTCGGGCTGTCGATATGCTGAACAGCAAAGGTGCATTCCTCTGGAATGCCCACCGGCCAAATGACTATACGGATCGCTTGGTCAATCAAGTGCGCGAAAAAGCCGCGACAAGTGAACTTGGGTTCAGTCCCGGCGTGTTCTCGGTGACCGGCAAATCGGATCAGGCTTACAGCGATGTCAACACCAATGGCGTCATCTTACAGGCGATCGCTTTCCGTCTGAACGGCGGCATCCCCTGCTCGGAATGGGCGCAGTAAGGAAGGCAAATGCTTCCAAGGGGAAGACTGGCCGGTTAGATGCTCGCGTGTCGTTTGGAACTGCAATCTGGCTTAGCGCGCAACCATCAAACCCAACCGGGCTGAAAGGTATAACGCCTCTTTGGGTTTGCGCGCATATCTCTGAGCGCCCTAGGTCAAAGGCCGACGCCAAGAGCTATGAGGCAAATCACCAAGTCAGCCAGCGGAGCACGAAGGGATTATCCCGACGCACGAACACCCTGCGAATTTCGTCACCCAATAGGATCGCAAACGCAAAGGGAAGCGAGAGCGCCAAATGCCACATTTCCAACGGTGCGGTTCCGAAGAATGTATTGAAAGCCGGGACATAGCTGATGCCCGCCAATAGAAGCAGCTCGAACGAGATGCCCACCAACACAAGCGGATTGGAGAACAGGCCAACCGTGAATAGGCTCTGGGTTCGCGTTCTGCAGATGATCACATCCGCGACCTGACAGATAATGATCGATGCAAAGAAACCAGTGATGGCGGTTCGATACAACGGGTCACTATTGGCAAGGTCCTGTCCCCACTCCCACCCTCCGCTGTACAGAATGGTGAAATAGGTAAAGAAACCCGCCGCGGCCTGAATCATTCCAACGATACCGTAGCTCATCAAAAGCAGGTTCCGGCTGAGCAGCCGTTCACCCCGTGGCCGTGGTTTGCGCTTCATAACGTCGGTTTCCGGCTTTTCCGCGCCCAACCCAAGTGCCGGCAGAATATCCGTTCCCAGGTCAATCGACAGGATCAGAATAACCGTCAGGGGCAAGGGAATATCCAGCAGAACGAACGCCACGAAAGGCAGGATTTCTGGGATGTTGGACGTCAGAATATACGCAATGAACTTCTTGATATTGTCAAAGATGGTCCGCCCTTCCTCGACGGCCG
The Aliiroseovarius pelagivivens DNA segment above includes these coding regions:
- a CDS encoding DUF3131 domain-containing protein, with amino-acid sequence MDRRTFLSRTMAGGAVAFTSSWQMAHAAATHPSLLIVRNVTPRSSASALVSFLDPITSQNLPVCIAVKFGPEDWENADQNASLMEALQRLTIDYPGLVDLAIELPGLASELPYLRMRSASEARNRFQHAMVKANGTYAPQTVITDMQDGEPPTLEGLRSTGFLTSFLIPESGRAPTVWRNADGTQQVNGGWRLPPSPTSDQIANTFAQATSQDGPLVFVASFPDDNTQEEDAFFDQGAILGDAFRRNLTSSRNYFILPSELRFRSGTAFARNMVLCVEADGSDKTSDSLRSQLAAANVPFTALLPAARAESIANGLTETGAHQCLMVSNSDMDDWQDIRNPAFETSTTGTDEPVHCIALDRAGDGAPDAPALAGFEVILDTAETEKGDIGFDAQGALRLRTSVVIDTPVSAQKLLEDLLQTIPSSEDVTLRIKESAFTQPEDAHALVNSLVELAQSDQFRVLDLQQFFKAVTTKSEPARLLRSASRWPARITNADMEPNERARLFEDAKMAWSYFDGLTDPDTGLVPATAWVEDNQIETYRFSTMWDTGTLLLAIVSAHSIGILDDDAFELRLKKALDGLSTGTFNGLRLPKGLTSTDGKAKGDDDYNASDTARLLTSLHLVQSYAKQDLGIGDIVRGWDLEKTIQDGTPMTVRGSKLVSAYQSNYAGYIARGFGLWGYPVTSPYTDPRPGSRFDQGVQILHEVAQFGPIGTEPHLLEAVELGASPLAHTAAEALFAAQIDEYRATGKLVCVSEGPVNREPWFVYQGYQIADDGGKWTAETLDPSPRFQTKGFVRAVDMLNSKGAFLWNAHRPNDYTDRLVNQVREKAATSELGFSPGVFSVTGKSDQAYSDVNTNGVILQAIAFRLNGGIPCSEWAQ